Within the Planctomycetota bacterium genome, the region TAGACCCAGTGCACGACGAAGATCTGCCGGATCAGAGGGTCCACCCGCACAAGATTTCGCCGGCAGTCGAGCCGGCCCGGCAGCGCCAGGTTCATCGCCGCCACCAGCCCCTGAAGCACCCCCACCGCCCGGATCCAGGGGATCCACGCCTCGTCCATGCGCCCTCCTTCCCGCCACCCGGACCGCTGGATCGGCATATACGTATATTTCTGTATATACAGAAAATACTGTTCGACGTCAAGGCTTCCCGGGCGCGCGGCCGGCCGCGCGCGGCGCTTGATGAGGGCGCGCCCGCGTGGTAGAGTGCACGCTCGTGATGACCGCCCTCCTGGCGAGCCTGGCCGATGAGGGAACGCATTCGGCCGTCGGGGCCAAGGCCGAGGAGGTCGTCCTTCGCCTCCTCATCCAGCTCATCGTCATCCTCCTCGTCACGCGGGGGGTGGTGCTCCTGGCGCGCCGCCTGGGGCAGACCGACGTTTCCGGCGAGATCCTGGCCGGGATCCTCCTGGGGCCCAGCCTCCTCGGAGCCCTCGCCGGAACGATCGACCCCGGGTTCATGAACCGGCTCTTCCATCCGTCCACCTCCGTCATCTTCACCGGCCTGGCGCAGGTCGGCCTGGTTCTCCTTCTTTTCCAGATCGGGCTGGAATTCGAATTCCGCACCCACCTGGGGGAGGACCGGCGCCCCATCTTCGTCATCAGCGCCACCGGCATCGCGGTTCCCTTCCTCCTGGGCTACCTTTCCGCTCCCTGGTTCCACGCGCATCTGCCCGAAACGGTCAAACCCTCCCTTTTCGCCTTCCGGCTCTTCTTCGCCGTGGCCATGTCCATCACGGCCATCCCCGTCCTCGGGCGGATCTTCATGGAGCTGGGTCTCTCCCATACCCGCACGGCGGCCCTCACGATCGGCTCGGCGGCCGTCGACGATGTCACGGGATGGCTGATCCTCGGCGCCATCTCCCTCATCGTTCAGGACAAGCCGCTGCTCTCCTGGGTCCTTCCGCGGATCGCGGGCCTGGCGGTCTACCTCTTCGTCGTCTTCCGCCTGCTGCGGCCCGTTCTGCGGCGCGCCGTCGCGGCCCACCTCGAACGCGCCGGGAGCCTCCGCGTGACGGCCGTGGCCTGGATCCTGCTCCTGCTTTTCGCCTCCGCCACGATCACGAGCCTGCTCGGCGTCTTCGCCATCATCGGCGGATTCGTCATGGGCGTGGCCCTCCACGACGACCGCCGCTTCGTCGAGGCCTGGAAGCAGCGCGTGGCCCCCCTGGTGCAGGCCTTCTTCCTGCCGATCTTCTTCACCTACACGGGACTGCGCACCGACATCGGAACCATCCCCGGCGGCTTCGGACTCCTCATGCTGGTCCTCGTCTGCGCGATCGCCTTCGTCGCCAAGCTCGGCGGCTGCTACCTGGCGGCGCGCTGGGTGGGCGAATCCCGCCGCAGCGCCCTCACGATCGGCGTCTGCATGAACACGCGCGCCCTCATGGAGCTCATCGCGCTCAACATCGGCCTGGACCTCGGCGTCCTCACCCGCAGCATGTTCACCATGCTCGTCCTTATGGCCATCGCCAGCACCTTCATGGCCACGCCCCTCATCCGCATCCTCATGCGCGGCCAGGAGCGCCTGACCGGCGAGGCCGCCGAGGTCGAGGCCGCCCGCGCGGCCGCCCGATCCTGAAGACCCCTGCAACCCTTCCGCCCCCCGCGGCGTGATGTATAATGGGCCCGCTTTTCTTCCCTCGACCCGGAGCGGGAATGAATTTCCGCCCTTTGAGGTGACCGATGGCTCGCATCCTCCTCGGCGCGCTTCTCCTGGGGATCGCCCCGGCGGCTCAGGACGCCCAATGGATCTGGAAAAGTCCCCAGGCCCGCGCCCAAGAGCGCCTTTTCTTCCGCAAGACCTTCGAGATCGGCCCCGTGGAATCCGCCCGCGTCCACGGCACCGCGGACAACCGCTTCGTCCTCTTCGTCAACGGACAGGAGGCCGCCCGGAGCGACGACTGGACCGCCCCCGTGTGGGTGGACCTCAAGCCGTACCTGCAGCCGGGCCGGAACGTCCTGGCCGTCGAGGCGCAAAACGAGGGCGGCCCCGCGGGACTGCTCCTGCGCTTCCTCATCCGCACGGCGGACGGCAAGTCCCTCTCCTTCGGCACCGACGCCTCCTGGAAAGTCTCCGACCGCCCCGAGAAAGGCTGGGAAGAATCCGGCTTCGCCGACGCCGCCTGGGCCGCGGCCGCCGTCCTGGGCCCCCACGGAATGCCCCCGTGGGGAGACGTCCTGGCCGGCCAGCCCGGAACCGCCGAGGCCGCCGCCGCGCCGCGCGAAAATCTCCGCGCCCGCGACGGCTTCCGCGTGGAGCGCCTCTACACCGTCCCCAAGGCCACGCAGGGCTCGTGGGTTTCCCTCGCCGTCGATCCGCGCGGACGCCTCATCGCCTCGGACCAGGAAAGTAAAGGCCTTTTCCGCCTCACCCTGAAGGGCGATTCCGTGGACGTCGAGAAGATCGACGTCCCCGTCAGCGGCGCCCAGGGTCTCGTCTGGGCTTTCGACGCCCTCTACGCCGGCGTCAACGGGAAAGGTTCCGGGCTCTGGAGGATCCGCGACACCGACGGCGACGACCGCCTGGACCGGGCCGAACAGCTCTTCGCCGTCCGCGGAAGCGGCGAGCACGGCCCCCACGCGGTCCTCCTCACCGAGGACGGCCGCGGACTCTACTTCGTCGCCGGCAACCACACCCTCCTGCCCGACGGCCTCACCGGAAGCCGCATTCCCACCAACTGGGGCGAGGACCTTCTTCTGCCCCGCCAGTGGGACGCCGGCGGCCACGCGGTGGGGATCCTCGCTCCCGGCGGATGGATCCTGCGCGTGAGCCCCGATGGAAAAGAGCGCGAAGTCTTCAGCATCGGCTACCGCAACCAGTACGACGCCGCGATCAGCCCCGAGGGGGAGATCTTCACGTTCGATTCCGACATGGAGTGGGACCTCGGCCTGCCCTGGTACCGGCCCACCCGCGTCTTCCACGTCGTCAGCGGAAGCGAGTTCGGCTGGAGAAGCGGAAGCGGCGTGTGGCCCGACGCGTACCCGGACTGCCTGCCCGGCGTCGTGGATATCGGACCCGCCAGCCCCACGGGCGTCCTTTTCGGAACCGGCGCCCGGTTCCCCGCGCGCTATCAGCGGGCGCTGTACATCCTCGACTGGACGTACGGCACGATCTGGGCCGTCCACCTCAAGCCCAAAGGCGCTTCCTACGAGGGCGAGGTCGAGGAGTTCGTCAGCGGAACGCCCCTTCCCGTCACCGACGCGGTGATCGGGAAGGACGGCGCCCTGTACTTCACGGTGGGCGGACGCGGAACCCAGTCGGCGCTCTACCGCGTCTCCTACGTCGGGAAAGAGCCCGTCGATCCGGCCCCGCGGGCGCCGGATCCCGGAGCCCCCGCGCGCGAAATGCGCCGGCGGCTGGAAGCCTTCCACGGGCGGCGCGACCCGGCGGCCCTGGACGCCGCCTGGCCCTTCCTGGGACACGCCGACCGGTTTCTCCGCTACGCCGCGCGGATCGCCGTGGAAAGCCAGCCCGTCGAATCCTGGATGAACCGCGCCCTTTCGGAGCGCGATCCTCAGGCCCTGACGACGGCGCTGGTGGCCTTGACGCGCCAGGGTCCCAAGGAGGCGCTCGGCGCGGTTCTCGAGGCGCTCGACCGGCTGGATCTCGGGGGACTTCCGGAGCCGGTCCTTCTGGACGCCCTGCGCGTCTACCAGCTCGCCTTCATCCGCATGGGTCCGCCGTCGGAGGAGCTGCGGGGCCGCGCGATCCGGCGCCTGGACGCTCACTTCCCGCACCGTTCGGCGGCGGCCAACCGCGAGCTGGCCCAGCTTCTCATCTATCTCGAGGCGCCCACGGCCGTCGAGAAGTGCCTCGCCCTTATGAAGCGGTCGGGACCGCCGCCCCGGCCGTCCTGGGTCACGGCGTTCGACCGCAACCGCGGCTACGGCGGCGTGGTGGAGAAAATGCTCGCCAAGATGCCGCCCGCCGAGGGAATCCATTACGCCTTCGCGCTGCGCAACGCCAGGACCGGGTGGACGCCCGAACGGCGCCGGGAGTACTTCTCCTTCCTCAAGGAAGCCGCCGAGAGCTACACGGGCGGCAACAGCTACAAGGGATATCTCATCAACACGTGGAAGGAAGCGCTCGCTCACGTTCCCCTCGAGGAGCGCGCGGCGCTTCCGGCGCTTTCCCCGCCGCGCCTCTCGGAGCTCCCCAAGCCCAAAGGACCCGGCCGCGCCTGGACCGTCGAGGAGCTCCTTCCCCTCGTCGAAAAGGGGCTCCGCAAACGGAACTTCAGGAACGGCCGCCGCATGTACCTGGCCGCCCAGTGCGTCGTCTGCCACCGCTTCGACGCCGAGGGCGGAAGCGGCGGACCGGACCTCACGGGCGTCGCCGGCCGCTTCGGCGTGCGCGATCTCCTGGAGTCCATCATCGAGCCGAGCAAGGTCATTTCCGACCAGTACCAGGGCATGGTCCTGCGCACGCGCGACGGCCGCGTCTTCTCGGGCCGCATCGTGGGCGAGAAGGAGGGAAAGCTCCAGATCGCCACCGACCTTCTCAAGCCCGACGCGATCGTCGAGATCCCGAAAAGCGCCGTCGAGGAGAGCCGCGTTTCGACGGTTTCGCTCATGCCCACGGGGCTGCTCAATCCCCTGAACGCCGACGAAGTGCTGGATCTTGTGGCCTATCTGCTTTCGGCCGGCAATCCCGAGCACCCGGCGTTTCGCTGACGGCCTCCGGCGCGGGTAACGGACCCGGCGGCCGCCGCGTCCAAGGAGAGGAGGGATCCCGGTGACCGACGCTTCCGCGATCGCCCGCCGCCCGTGGCTCGTGGCCGTCTGGCCGGGCATGGGCCAGGTGGCCCTGACCGCCGGATACTACCTCATGTCGCGGCTTCGAATGCACGAGGCGGACACGATCCCCGTCCGCGACCTCTTCGACGTCGAGCACGTCGACGTGAAGGACGGCCTGGTGCGGATGGGGCGGCTTCCGCAGAGCCGGCTCTTCCTCCGGAAGGATCCGGACGGCCGGCGCGACGGAGCGGTTTTCATCGGCGAGGCCCAGCCGCCCCTGGGCAAGCACGCCTTCTGCACCCGGCTCCTGGACGCGGCCGGAAGACTCGGGGTGGACACCGTCTTCACCTTCGCCGCGATGGCGACCTCCATGCATCCGTCGGCCCCGTCCCGCGTCCTCGGTGTGGCCACGCATCCCGAAGGCCTTCCGGAACTGCGCCGTCACGGCGTGGAGATCATGCCCGACGGCCGCATCACGGGGCTGAACGGGGTTTTCCTCGCCGCGGCGGCGGAACGCGGCATGACGGGAATCGGCCTTCTGGGGGAAATTCCCGCCTTCGCCGCGCAGCTTCCCTTTCCCAAGGCCTCCGCCGCGGTCCTGGCCGTCTTCTCGCGCATGGTCGGCCTCCCGATCGATCTTCGGGAACTCGAGGAGTACGGTCGCGCCATGGAGGAGCAGCTCGCCCAGATCGTGCGCCAGATGCAGGAAGCCCTCCGGCCGGGCGCGCCGCCTTCCGAAGAGGAGGCCGAAGCCGTCGAGGCGCGCCCCGAGCCCGCTCCGGCCCAGCCGGAACCCGACGAGGCCGCCCGCCGGCGGATCGAGGAGCTGTTCCGCGAGGCCGCCCGGGACCGCTCCAAGACCTTCGAGCTCAAGCGGGAGCTTGACCGCCTGGGCCTCTTCAAGGACTACGAGGACCGCTTCCTCGACCTCTTCCGCAGGCCCGAGTAGGACGCGGACGCCTTTCTTGACGGCGGGGCGCGAACCGGGGTATTCTTGATCGCAATAGCTGCTATCTGTTTTTTGGATGATCGAGGCCCGCTCATGAACGCTCCCGCCGCGCCTCAACCCGCCCCCCGCTGGGCCCTGGCGATCGACCTGGCGCGCTGCACGGGATGCCACGCCTGCTCCGTCGCCTGCAAGGTCGAAAACCGCGTGCCCGTGGGTCACTTCCGGACGATGGTGTACTACCGCGACCGCGGAACCTTCCCGCACGTGCGGCGCGACTTCCTGCCCGTCGTCTGCCAGCAGTGCGCCGACGCCCCGTGCCTGAAGGCCTGCCCCACCCGCTCGATCTCCCGCGGGCCCGACGGCATCGTCCGCATCGACAAGGAGACCTGCGAGGGCAACGGCGCCTGCGAGGAGGCCTGCCCCTACGGCGCGATCTACGTGGACGCGCTCACCCGCACGGCCGACAAGTGCGACTTCTGCTCCCACCGCCTGGAGGCCGGACTGGAGCCCGCCTGCGTGGAAACCTGCCCCGGCGGAACCCTCATCTTCGGAAACCTGAACGACCCCGCCAGCCCCGTTTCGCGCTTCCGCGCCGCCTGCGGAGACGCGCTCCGGCCGCTCAAGCCCGAGAAAAACACCCAGCCGCAGGTTCTCTACCGCGGACTGGATCCGTCGCTCGAGAAGAAAATTCCGGAGGGCCGCAACCACGACGGCCGCTCCTACGAAATCGAATTCTGGGCCCGCGAGGAGCCTCCCCCCGCCCCCCCCGCGCGCCGGAGGAAGAAGC harbors:
- a CDS encoding 4Fe-4S dicluster domain-containing protein, which codes for MNAPAAPQPAPRWALAIDLARCTGCHACSVACKVENRVPVGHFRTMVYYRDRGTFPHVRRDFLPVVCQQCADAPCLKACPTRSISRGPDGIVRIDKETCEGNGACEEACPYGAIYVDALTRTADKCDFCSHRLEAGLEPACVETCPGGTLIFGNLNDPASPVSRFRAACGDALRPLKPEKNTQPQVLYRGLDPSLEKKIPEGRNHDGRSYEIEFWAREEPPPAPPARRRKKP
- a CDS encoding cation:proton antiporter, which produces MVECTLVMTALLASLADEGTHSAVGAKAEEVVLRLLIQLIVILLVTRGVVLLARRLGQTDVSGEILAGILLGPSLLGALAGTIDPGFMNRLFHPSTSVIFTGLAQVGLVLLLFQIGLEFEFRTHLGEDRRPIFVISATGIAVPFLLGYLSAPWFHAHLPETVKPSLFAFRLFFAVAMSITAIPVLGRIFMELGLSHTRTAALTIGSAAVDDVTGWLILGAISLIVQDKPLLSWVLPRIAGLAVYLFVVFRLLRPVLRRAVAAHLERAGSLRVTAVAWILLLLFASATITSLLGVFAIIGGFVMGVALHDDRRFVEAWKQRVAPLVQAFFLPIFFTYTGLRTDIGTIPGGFGLLMLVLVCAIAFVAKLGGCYLAARWVGESRRSALTIGVCMNTRALMELIALNIGLDLGVLTRSMFTMLVLMAIASTFMATPLIRILMRGQERLTGEAAEVEAARAAARS
- a CDS encoding c-type cytochrome; the protein is MARILLGALLLGIAPAAQDAQWIWKSPQARAQERLFFRKTFEIGPVESARVHGTADNRFVLFVNGQEAARSDDWTAPVWVDLKPYLQPGRNVLAVEAQNEGGPAGLLLRFLIRTADGKSLSFGTDASWKVSDRPEKGWEESGFADAAWAAAAVLGPHGMPPWGDVLAGQPGTAEAAAAPRENLRARDGFRVERLYTVPKATQGSWVSLAVDPRGRLIASDQESKGLFRLTLKGDSVDVEKIDVPVSGAQGLVWAFDALYAGVNGKGSGLWRIRDTDGDDRLDRAEQLFAVRGSGEHGPHAVLLTEDGRGLYFVAGNHTLLPDGLTGSRIPTNWGEDLLLPRQWDAGGHAVGILAPGGWILRVSPDGKEREVFSIGYRNQYDAAISPEGEIFTFDSDMEWDLGLPWYRPTRVFHVVSGSEFGWRSGSGVWPDAYPDCLPGVVDIGPASPTGVLFGTGARFPARYQRALYILDWTYGTIWAVHLKPKGASYEGEVEEFVSGTPLPVTDAVIGKDGALYFTVGGRGTQSALYRVSYVGKEPVDPAPRAPDPGAPAREMRRRLEAFHGRRDPAALDAAWPFLGHADRFLRYAARIAVESQPVESWMNRALSERDPQALTTALVALTRQGPKEALGAVLEALDRLDLGGLPEPVLLDALRVYQLAFIRMGPPSEELRGRAIRRLDAHFPHRSAAANRELAQLLIYLEAPTAVEKCLALMKRSGPPPRPSWVTAFDRNRGYGGVVEKMLAKMPPAEGIHYAFALRNARTGWTPERRREYFSFLKEAAESYTGGNSYKGYLINTWKEALAHVPLEERAALPALSPPRLSELPKPKGPGRAWTVEELLPLVEKGLRKRNFRNGRRMYLAAQCVVCHRFDAEGGSGGPDLTGVAGRFGVRDLLESIIEPSKVISDQYQGMVLRTRDGRVFSGRIVGEKEGKLQIATDLLKPDAIVEIPKSAVEESRVSTVSLMPTGLLNPLNADEVLDLVAYLLSAGNPEHPAFR
- a CDS encoding PAC2 family protein, whose protein sequence is MTDASAIARRPWLVAVWPGMGQVALTAGYYLMSRLRMHEADTIPVRDLFDVEHVDVKDGLVRMGRLPQSRLFLRKDPDGRRDGAVFIGEAQPPLGKHAFCTRLLDAAGRLGVDTVFTFAAMATSMHPSAPSRVLGVATHPEGLPELRRHGVEIMPDGRITGLNGVFLAAAAERGMTGIGLLGEIPAFAAQLPFPKASAAVLAVFSRMVGLPIDLRELEEYGRAMEEQLAQIVRQMQEALRPGAPPSEEEAEAVEARPEPAPAQPEPDEAARRRIEELFREAARDRSKTFELKRELDRLGLFKDYEDRFLDLFRRPE